The following is a genomic window from Leclercia sp. AS011.
CGCTAACGCAAGCGCTACCTTTACCATCAACTATTAATAGATAGTTTGTTACTAAGTGCTCCCTTTCGGGGGCACTTCACCTTAATGCAGAGTTAATTATGCGAATTTTTACATCACTTGCGTTAACAATGATACTTGCACAATGTGGAATGGCGACCGCCAATGCAGGTGTATTGATCGGTGGATCTCGCCTTATTTACCCGCAGGGTAAAAAAGAAATTAACATTACCGTAGAGAACAAAGATAGCACCCCTTATTTAATAAAGTCTTTTATTGAAAAGGGTAGTGTTGAAGGTTCTGAAAACTACTTCATGGTGACGCCGCCCCTTTTTCGTCTGGATGCCCAGCAAAAAAGCGTTCTGCGTATTTTTAAAGCGATCGACAACATGCCTGTCGATCGTGAGTCGGTCTTTTATTTTAACGTAACCTCAATCCCCTCAGCACAAGCGGATAGCGATAAAAATACGCTGCAAATCGCGGTCCGGAATCGCATGAAATTGTTCTATCGCCCTAAAGCACTGGTCGATGATATCCCGGAGAGTGTGACTAACAAACTGACCTGGCAACGCATCGGGAATAAGATCAAAGCGTCCAACCCTACCGGCTATTATATGAATTTTTCGTTTATAAAAGTGAATAACATCAACGTTAAAGAGCCTGTATTACTGGCTCCTTTTGCAAGTAATGAATATTCGCTTCCAACAGGCGTCACAGGTGGCACTGTAACCTGGGCAATTATAAATGATCAGGGCGGCATCGGCCCGGAACATAAATATAGCTTATAGGATGCTATTTCACCCGCGTTGCTGGAAGGAATAGCTTATGGCTGACAATAGGGAAAAAAAATGGCCACAAACCTTAAATATACTGCTTATTCACTGGCATTAATCAGCCTGTGTTGGTCCAGCTATCATTCTAACGTTCTCGCTCGCGATTTTTTCAACCCTGCGTTTCTGAATGGCATTAACGGATCTCACGAAGCGCCTGACCTTTCCGCTTTTGAAAATGAAAATGCGCAGGCTCCGGGCAAATATCGCGTGGATATTATAATTAATGACATGTTCATTGATACCCGTGATGTTGAGTTTATGCTGAATACGGCGCCCGGGGCCCAGAGCACTAATACACTTAAACCCTGTATTAGCGTAAAGGAGTTGCAGGCTTTTGGCGTACGCACGGATAATTTCCCTGGCCTGTCGCAGGGCACAAAAGGATGCGCGGAGATAACCGCTATTCCTGATGCGTCATACGAGTTTATTTTTCCGACGCAAACCCTGAGGTATAACTTCCCTCAGGCAGCACTGAGTCCGGTTGTTCGTGGATATGTTCCACCTGAAAAATACGATGACGGCATCACCGCCCTGCTGATGAACTATCAGTTTAATGCCTCGAACAGTTACGCGCGTCAATCTCAGGGCAATGATACGGAAAACTACAACCTCAACCTGAGACCGGGTTTCAATATCGGTGCATGGCGTGTACGAAACTATACCTCCTGGAACAGAGCCGATCAGACTTCCAGCGCGGGCAAGTGGGACACGGTCTACACCTATGCAGAGCGCAACATACAGGCGATAAAAAGCGTATTGACGCTGGGTGAAAGTACGTCACCGGGGGATGTTTTCGACAGTGTTCCCTATACCGGTGCTCAGCTCGCCTCCGAAGATCAAATGGATCCGGACAGTATGCAGGGATACGCCCCTGTCGTCAGGGGCATAGCCAAAACCAATGCGAAGATTATCATCAAGCAGAATGGCTACATGATTTATCAATCTTACGTCCGCCCCGGCCCCTTTGAAATCACCGATATGTACTCAACGGGTGGTAGCGGTGATTTACAGGTTACTGTTGAGGAGTCGGATGGCAGTAAGCAGGAATTTATTGTGCCTTATGCTTCTCTGCCCGTTCTGCGTAGAGAAGGCAGTCTGAAATATGGCGTGACCACCGGACGCTATCGTTCATATAACAACTATGTTGATGAAACACCCTTTACCCAGGCAACGGCAAGCTACGGTTTACCGCTAGGCGCAACCCTCTTTGGTGGGTTCCAGGCAGCATCCAGGTTCCAGTCCCTGGCGATAGGGTTTGGTCAAAATATGGGGAAACTGGGCGCATTATCCATCGATGTCACACAAGCCTGGTCGACCCTTAAAGATAAGGTAAAAACCACCGGGCAATCCTGGCGAATTCGGTACAGCAAAAATTTAACCGATATTGGCACCAACTTCTCTATTGCGGGTTACCGTTACTCCACATCCGGCTTCAATACGTTAGGTGATGTCCTTGAGAGCTATCGTGATGGCTCCGGGGAATATAACTACAACCGGGTACGAAATCGCACAGAAGCCACGATTAGCCAGAACCTCGGAAGCGGTAATGGATCAATGACTTTAAGCGGAATAATCGAAGATTACTGGAATGAAAAACGCCGTAATACATCCCTAAGCGTCGGCTACAACAATACATGGAAATGGATTAACTACTCGTTAAACTACTCTTATAACCGCTCATCGCGAATAAGCAGTAACTCGAGCCGCGATTATGATAGTGAAAAACTGTTCTCGCTTTCGCTCAGCGTACCTTTTGGTGGAGCGTTAACAAATACCTGGGCCACCTATTCAATGAATACCGGGAATCCAGGTTCGACAACAAATACCCTGGGCTTAAACGGCACAGCGTTAGAGCAAAATAACCTGAGCTGGAACGTGCAGCAATCCTACGACAACCGCCAATATGGTAGCGGTAGCACCGGGGTTAACTATGATGGCACCTATGGTCAAGTATTCACCAGTTACGATTATGACCATAACGCGCAGCGCATTAACTACGGCGCGGCCGGTAGTGTTCTGATCCATCGCGATGGGGTAACAATGGGTCAGCAAATCGGCGAAACAGCCACCCTGGTCAAAGCACCTGGCGTTGCTAATACCAATATATTGAATCAAACCGGCGTTAAAACAGACTATCGTGGCTACGCGATCATTCCGTTCAGTACGCCTTATCGTTATAACGAAGTCATGCTGGATAGCGAAACCTTTGCCGATAATATTGATATGGATATTACCACGCAAAAGGTTGTACCTACCCGGGGAGCGATTGTTCAGGCCAATTTCAGCGGTAACGTTGGTCAACGTGCAATTATCCGGCTAATAAATCCAACAGGCAAAGTAATTCCTTTTGGTGCCACTGTCACGGATGAAAGCCAGCCAAATAACAGCAGTATTGTTAACGATAATGGAATGGTTTACCTCACCGGATTAGCGACAACCGGAACACTGAATGTTCAGTGGGGTAAGAAAGAGAACCAGTCTTGCACAGCGACATTCTCTTTAGCCAACGCGCAGCAGCAGGTTGGGATAGTACAGTCACAGGCAGAGTGCCGCTAACACTCTGGCGATATAAGGATATTCAGCATGAAACCACGTTTTCGCACATCAATAATTAACACTTTGCTCCTGCTTGCCTTAGCGGTAGTGAGCTGTAAATCAATAGCCGCCGAATGCTCTGTTGAATATAAAAAAGTGTGGATTGTGATTAATTCATTAAAGATAGACCCTGACGTTCCGACAGGCAGTGTATTGCACTCGCAGTTAGTCAACACGCGAACTTATCCTGCCGCTTTTAACTGTGGTAATCAGACGCCCTATTATGCCAGCGAGATGGGGAGCGACTTTAGCACCGAATCGGCAATCAGTGGAGTTTACGAAACGGGCTTAAGCGGTATCGGCATACGCGTAAGAGACATCGTCTATAATCAAAACTGGGCACCCTATGTCAAGACGCCTGCGGTTGGCTCCTGGGACGGCAGGACCACAACGGGCGTTATCAGGATTGAACTGATCAAAACTGGCGAAATTAATGCTAACAGTAAAGGAAAATTGAAGAGCGGTACCCTGGTGACCGCAAAAGTTAATAGTCTTAAAACGCCGGTTCGGGCCAAAACATTCTATGAAATCTACCTTAATGGTGGGTCAACCGGAGGCTGGACGGTTAAGAGTTGTACAATAGATAATGCAAAACGTAATCAGACTGTGCAAATGGGAAAAGTGAGCAAGAGTGATTTCGACAGCTCGGGTTATGGCCCCGTGGTTAATTTCAAAATAGACATTAACTGCCCGGATGGCATCCCTAATAATACGCCCATTAAAGTTACCTACGACAGGATGACGTCAGGTAGCACGAACGGGTTTATGGACATCGATTCTTCTGTTGACGGTGCCGCGAAAAATGTGGGAGTGGAGGTTCGCGATAAGAACAATAGTTTACTCGTTTTCTCCAGTGACTATAGCTATACAAATAATGATGTGAGTAACAAGGAAATCTCGATACCCATGACGGCGCGGTATAAAGCGACCTCAGCTGTCAAAGATATCAACCCTGGCACCGCCAATACCGCAATGACGATCACCATCACTCAGGATTAAGATATCCAAAATTATGAATCTGTGTCGCTAAATAATTCGCTTTTCACGAAGATATAAGAGTTACCTTCCAGCTCTAATAAAATGGAAGTTTTATATTTATCAAGGAAATGAAAATGAAAGAATTAACCTTAATGGAAATGGATTACGTCTCAGGTGGCGATTTTACTCCACCGGCATGGGGCACCGGTTACAGCTGGGATTTCAGCTCCCTGGACAGTGCCGTGAGCTCTTTGTTAAATAATGCTTTCCAGGCAAGCGCCGGGCTTATTGTCGGCTGCGTTGGTGGCACCCTGGGCGGCATGGCCGTGGGCGCTGGCATTGGCGATAACGGCGGCGGTATACTGGGACTGGGTATGATTGGTTCCCTTGGCGGCGCTATTATAGGCGGTGTCGCTGGCTTTGTTGGCGGCGCCACTGCGGGTTTCTTCGGTGGGTTTGACTATGTCGCCCAGGTTGCTGGTGATGTGATGTACTCAGCCTTCAACGGCTCCCTCTCCTTCTGGTAAGATTTTTTTTCGCTAATCTAAAAGAAGACCCTGAGAAGGGTCTTCTTTTAATCCTGTTTAAAGGTGTTTGACATCGCTAATCAATAGCATTCTTATAATAAATCGCTGATTGTCAATATTACCCCAGGGCATACTCACCTTAATTCTTCTAAAACACATATACAGCAATGAAGATTGCAATATTTTCCCTGATCCATTAAATTGCGCATCACCTAACATGATTGACGTCATGACATAAATACGAATCAATACCAAGAAAATCCAAACCCTTATTTTCGCCTCAGATAAACCGTACCCCTGTTTATTTCGAAGCCGCAATTGAGTCATCTTCCAGCTCGACTAAAATGGAAGCTTTATATTTATCAAGGAAATGAAAATGAAAGAATTAACCTTAATGGAAATGGATTATGTCTCAGGTGGCGATTTTACTCCACCAGCATGGGGCACCGGCTACAGTTGGGATTTCAGCTCTCTGCAAAGCGCCGTTGGCTCTGTGCTAAATAATGCTTTCCAGGCAACCTCCGGGCTTATTGTCGGCTGCGTTGGTGGCACCCTGGGCGGCATGGCCGTGGGCGCTGGCATTGGTGATAACGCTGGCGGTGCGCTGGGTCTGGGTATGATTGGTTCTTTGGGCGGCGCTATTATCGGCGGTGTCGGCGGTTTTATCGGCGGCGCCACTGCGGGTTTCTTTGGCGGGTTTGACTATGTTACCCAGGTGTTCAGCGATGTGCTGTATTCTGCCTTCAACGGCTCTCTGTCCTTCTGGTAATCGCTTCTCTATTTTTTGAACAAGGCCCTGAAATGGGCCTTTTTATTCATTGCTTAAAAACGCAAAGTCAATTCTATGAAAAGAAATATCTATCGCAAGGAAGCGATTGAATATAAGAAATATCACTGGAAGGGAAAAGCGCTTTTACTGGCAGGTATACCCTCCTGGCTTGTCAGTGCGCTGGCATTTTCTTTTTTAGCCATTATGATATCCGCTCTTATTTTCTGTCGATACACACAACGTATAAATGTATTTGGCGAAGTTATCACCCTTCCCCACTCTATTAACGTTTTTGCTCCACAGCAGGGGTTTATCGTCAATCAGCTCGTTAAGGTTGGTGATGAGGTAAAAAAAGGCGATCCTTTGTACGAACTGGACGTCTCTCGCCATACCGTGACGGGAAATGTGAGTATCGAAATGGGAGATGTCATTAACGAAAAAATCAGCAACTCCAATGAGATTATTGCCAAGATCGGCCATAACAAAAAAGAGACCCTGGATGCAGTAAAGGACCAGTTAAGCAGTGTTGAAGAATCTTTAAATGAAACGAAGCGAATGATAGTTAAAACGCAAACGGGTCTGAAAAAAATGCGTGATAACCTCTCCAGCTATGATAATTATCTGAAGCAGGGATTAATCACTAAGGACCAATATAACTATCAACACTCTTTGTATTTCCAACAGCAAAGCGCATATCAGTCTTTAACCAGCCAGAAAATGCAGCTGGAAACACAAGTCACTCAGCTAAAAAGCGATCTGATTACAAAAGCTGCAGATTTTGACAACCAGGTTTCAACGCAAAAAAACCAAATAAATGATTATAAAAACCAGCTGGTTGAAAATAATGCAAACGGCAATGCCATTATTAAGGCAACCGCGGCAGGGATAGTGGAATCACTGGCCGTCACAGCGGGTCAAATGGTTGACCGCGGCAGCAGCCTCGCACAAATAAAACCGACCGGGAATGTAGAATATTTTCTTGTTCTCTGGCTGCCCAACAATAGCATTCCTTATGTCAAAGCGGGGGATACCATTAATATCCGCTACGATGCCTTCCCCTCCGACAAGTTTGGTCAGTTCCCGGGCACCGTGATGTCTATTTCAACGGTTCCGGCATCACGCCAGGAGTTACAGGAATATACCAACATCAATGTTCCTGCTAATCAGCAGGATATTGCGCTGTACAAAACCATTGTCTCCATTAAGGACAAATCGTTTCGTTATAACGAGAAAACATTAACACTCTCCAGCGGACTCAAAGCCCAGGCCACCGTCTTTCTGGAGGAGCGTCCGCTGTATATGTGGATGTTTACCCCGTTCTATAAAATTTCGCAAAGTATAAGTGGGCCGATCGATGAGTAAAGAACTGTTCAAGAAAATAACAGCAAAAGTGAACTTTTCATTACGTCGAAAGGTTCCGGTGATCCTACAGTCAGAAGGGTCAGAATGCGGCATTGCCGCCCTGGCGATGGTGTGTGGCTTCCACGGGATGGAGATAGATCTCTTCAATTTCCGTAACCGTTTTGGCAGCGCAACGCAAGGTGCCACCCTGCTTTCACTCACCCGTACAGCTGAACAGGCAGGCTTAAAAAGCCGTGCCCTGACGCTCGATCTGGATGAAGTGAAGCAGTTGAAATTGCCCTGTATTCTGCACTGGGACATGAATCACTATGTTGTGCTGGTAAAGATCTGCAGTTCCAGCTTTGTTATTCATGATCCTGGGCTGGGTAAACGTGTCGTTGGCATCAAAGAGATGTCTAATCACTTTACCGGCGTCGCCCTCGAGCTTTGGCCCGATCAGCATTTCCAACAGGAAAAGGCCAAAAGTCGTTTACGTCTGATCGATTTAATGAAAAATATCAGCGGCCTGAAGAATGCGCTGATTAAAATCTTTGCCTATTCCATTGTTGTCGAAGCAATTAATTTATTGCTGCCAATCGGCACACAGCTGGTCACTGACCACGTTATTATTGCCCATGACCAAAGCTTACTGGCGGTTATTTGCATCGGTCTGGTCATGTTCACCTTGTTTCGTACCTTTATCAGTATGCTGCGATCCTGGACTTCACTGACGCTGAACACCTTAACCAGCATTCAGTGGAAAACAACCCTGTTCGATCATCTGATGAGCTTACCGTTGTCCTTTTTCGAAAATCGGCATTTAGGTGATATTCAGTCTCGTTTCTCCTCGCTGGATACCATTCGCGGCACTTTTACTAACAGTATTATTACCGGTCTCATCGATATGATTATGACGGTGGGTCTGGTTATCATGCTGTCGCTTTATGGCGGCTGGCTCGCCTTTGTGGTCATCGGCTTTACGCTGATCTACGCCATCATGCGCCTGGCGACATATCGCTTCTATCGTCGCGTGGCTGAAGAACAGGTCGTAAAAGGCGCACGCTCCGGCTCGCACTTTATGGAGTCGTTATACGGTGTCTCGACCATCAAGGCGCTTGATCTGAAGGAGCGGCGTTCCCAACACTGGCTCAATATTAATATTGAAGCCTGTAACGCCGGCATTAAGCAGACCCGCTTTGATATGCTTTTTGGCGGGATCAATACCTTAATTGCCTCTCTCGATCAGGTTGTCATCCTGTGGCTGGGCGCCGTTATGGTTATCGATAATCAAATGACGCTCGGTATGTTCATGGCCTTCAACGCCTTCCGCGGACAGTTCTCCCAGCGTGCATCCAGCCTGGTGGATTTGGCGATGCAGTTACGCATGCTGTCACTTCATAACGAAAGGCTTTCAGAAATCGTCTTTTCTGAGCCTGAAAAAGAGATGCCTACCCGCCGTGTTTTTGAACAAAATAAAGGACTCTCCCTGCAGGTTCGTAACCTGAGCTATCAGTATGACCCCTTTACCCGGCCCATATTCTCTGGCCTGAACATCACCATCCAGCCCGGTGAGTCCGTCGCCCTGGTTGGCCCTTCCGGTGTGGGTAAAACAACCTTGATGAAGGTGATGTGCGGGCTCCTTACACCTACCGAAGGCGACGTGCTGGTTGATGGTCTGGATATCACTAAAATCGGCCTGAATAACTATCGACTCAGTACCGCCTGCGTTCTTCAGGAGGACCGTCTTTTCTCTGGTTCCATTTCTGACAATATTTGCAGTTTTGAAGATGCGCCGGACATTGAATTCATTTATCAGTGCGCAAAACTGAGCAATATTCATGATGAAATCATGAAAATGCCGATGGGATACGAGACGCTGGTTGGTGAGTTAGGTCTGGGTATTTCGGGCGGGCAAAAGCAGCGTTTGCTGATCGCTCGCGCACTGTATCGCAAACCCAACATTCTGTTTATGGATGAAGCGACCAGCCATTTAGATCTGGCCAATGAAGCCGGGATTAACCAGGCGATCTCCTCGCTGAGTATCACCCGTATTATCGTTGCGCACCGTCCATCGACAATTGCCTCAGCAGACAGAATCATCGATTTATCACACTGTCATTCACAACCGATTAACCGCTAATGGAAAAGGAAAACCACATGAATGAGATTATTAAAGGTATTAACACGGCGGCGATTACCCATGAAAACCGCTTTATGGCCATTGCGGTAAAAATCCGCACGCCTCAAGGCGACGATGCTCTGTACTACATGCAGAATGTGGTTATTCGCGATGTATTATTAATCATGAATAATAAATTTCGCGCTGTCGTTGAGAACATGAAGCTACAGGGCGAAGCCTATAAAGCACAGCTGATTGCGGATAACCAGGCGCTGCTCAGTAATCTGCCCGCCATTCAGCAACAAGAGTTACAAAATCCCGATCCCGCCAGAAGAGTGATGTCTGTCGCGCTGAAACAGGAGAGCGAACATTTTACCCTTATTGCTGCCTTGCAAAGTGGCCATGTCGATATCATCAACTTCAGCAACAATCAGGCCGAATTTGTCATTCATGCCATTACCCAGGCGTTGCAAAACGCCGGGGACAAAGAAGCATTTATACATCTCTGCGGAGCCCTGGACTATATTCCGCTTTACGATACCGGTTTTAGCAATATCAATGAGCTGGATTATCAGCAATATCCTCATGAAGCATGGCGGCAGGCTTTATTCCCAAACTATGTGGGGATCCTGTTTAACTATCAAACTGCCGAGGGAGATAAAATATTGCGCGGGGCAGTTGTAAAAACCTACCTGAAGGCAGAGTCTCCTGAGATCCAGAGCATCGCGGGAAGAATGGTAAATTTACTGCCGCACTACAAAGCGTTGCAGGAACAGCATCAGCTGAAGCAGATTTTTTGCAGGGATATTCAAGCAACCTCTGACCAGCCGCTATCAACGGAACAGTGCCTCAGACCATTGCGTGACTATTATCTTGAGATGACGGCGAAATTACAGAATGGAGAAAAACGGTAATCCTCTTCCCGCCGTTTACCTGGGCTACCCTCTCCTCAGAGAGGGATAACCCGGGAAAGAATCAGTTCGGACACTTATAAACCTGGCCCTGCATCTCACTGGCGGTCGGTACAAAGCTTGATAGCAGACCTTGCGTCGGGCTGCTCACGCCATAGATCACGTTCCCGCCCATTTCAGCCGCCTGGTTACGCAGACCATTGGCTGCGCCACGCATTGAGCCGCCCTCTTCGCCATGCTGCCCGGAGAGCCAGTTGCTCTGCTTGCCCGTTGCGGTGCCAACCAGACGGCATTCGCTTCCCGGCTTATCTTCTACAAAGCGAACGCTCTGCCCACCTGCAGACAGCTCATTGCCGGAGCTGCAACCCGCCAGCAGCAGCGCTGCTCCCACAATCCCTGCACAAACGTTAACGCGCATGTTATTCCTCGATTTCAATAAGCTGGGCAGGTGCTGCCCGCGTCTAAACCTTATACTAAAAAGATGACCAAAAGAAAAACCCCCGATCATTTCTGACCGGGGGTTTTTTTATTTCTGCGAGGAGCAGAACAACATGATTACATCATGCCGCCCATACCACCCATGCCGCCCATACCACCGGCAGCACCTAAGTCAGGTGCGTCACCTTTTGGCAGGTCGGTAACCATGCACTCGGTAGTGATCATCAGGCCAGCAACAGAAGCCGCGTACTGCAGCGCAGAACGGGTCACTTTAGTTGGGTCCAGGATACCGAAGTCGATCATGTTGCCGTATTCTTCAGTCGCCGCGTTGTAACCGTAGTTACCTTCGCCTGCTTTAACCATGTTCGCTACAACAGACGGCTCTTCACCGGCGTTGGAAACGATCTGACGCAGTGGTGCTTCCATTGCGCGCAGCGCAACTTTGATACCCACGTTCTGGTCTTCGTTCTGAGCGGTCAGGCCAGCCAGTTTCGCTGCAACGCGAACCAGGGCAACACCACCACCAGCAACCACGCCTTCTTCTACCGCAGCACGGGTCGCGTGCAGGGCGTCAT
Proteins encoded in this region:
- the yjeJ gene encoding YjeJ family protein, with product MNEIIKGINTAAITHENRFMAIAVKIRTPQGDDALYYMQNVVIRDVLLIMNNKFRAVVENMKLQGEAYKAQLIADNQALLSNLPAIQQQELQNPDPARRVMSVALKQESEHFTLIAALQSGHVDIINFSNNQAEFVIHAITQALQNAGDKEAFIHLCGALDYIPLYDTGFSNINELDYQQYPHEAWRQALFPNYVGILFNYQTAEGDKILRGAVVKTYLKAESPEIQSIAGRMVNLLPHYKALQEQHQLKQIFCRDIQATSDQPLSTEQCLRPLRDYYLEMTAKLQNGEKR
- a CDS encoding fimbria/pilus outer membrane usher protein, with the translated sequence MATNLKYTAYSLALISLCWSSYHSNVLARDFFNPAFLNGINGSHEAPDLSAFENENAQAPGKYRVDIIINDMFIDTRDVEFMLNTAPGAQSTNTLKPCISVKELQAFGVRTDNFPGLSQGTKGCAEITAIPDASYEFIFPTQTLRYNFPQAALSPVVRGYVPPEKYDDGITALLMNYQFNASNSYARQSQGNDTENYNLNLRPGFNIGAWRVRNYTSWNRADQTSSAGKWDTVYTYAERNIQAIKSVLTLGESTSPGDVFDSVPYTGAQLASEDQMDPDSMQGYAPVVRGIAKTNAKIIIKQNGYMIYQSYVRPGPFEITDMYSTGGSGDLQVTVEESDGSKQEFIVPYASLPVLRREGSLKYGVTTGRYRSYNNYVDETPFTQATASYGLPLGATLFGGFQAASRFQSLAIGFGQNMGKLGALSIDVTQAWSTLKDKVKTTGQSWRIRYSKNLTDIGTNFSIAGYRYSTSGFNTLGDVLESYRDGSGEYNYNRVRNRTEATISQNLGSGNGSMTLSGIIEDYWNEKRRNTSLSVGYNNTWKWINYSLNYSYNRSSRISSNSSRDYDSEKLFSLSLSVPFGGALTNTWATYSMNTGNPGSTTNTLGLNGTALEQNNLSWNVQQSYDNRQYGSGSTGVNYDGTYGQVFTSYDYDHNAQRINYGAAGSVLIHRDGVTMGQQIGETATLVKAPGVANTNILNQTGVKTDYRGYAIIPFSTPYRYNEVMLDSETFADNIDMDITTQKVVPTRGAIVQANFSGNVGQRAIIRLINPTGKVIPFGATVTDESQPNNSSIVNDNGMVYLTGLATTGTLNVQWGKKENQSCTATFSLANAQQQVGIVQSQAECR
- a CDS encoding HlyD family secretion protein → MKRNIYRKEAIEYKKYHWKGKALLLAGIPSWLVSALAFSFLAIMISALIFCRYTQRINVFGEVITLPHSINVFAPQQGFIVNQLVKVGDEVKKGDPLYELDVSRHTVTGNVSIEMGDVINEKISNSNEIIAKIGHNKKETLDAVKDQLSSVEESLNETKRMIVKTQTGLKKMRDNLSSYDNYLKQGLITKDQYNYQHSLYFQQQSAYQSLTSQKMQLETQVTQLKSDLITKAADFDNQVSTQKNQINDYKNQLVENNANGNAIIKATAAGIVESLAVTAGQMVDRGSSLAQIKPTGNVEYFLVLWLPNNSIPYVKAGDTINIRYDAFPSDKFGQFPGTVMSISTVPASRQELQEYTNINVPANQQDIALYKTIVSIKDKSFRYNEKTLTLSSGLKAQATVFLEERPLYMWMFTPFYKISQSISGPIDE
- a CDS encoding fimbrial biogenesis chaperone, encoding MRIFTSLALTMILAQCGMATANAGVLIGGSRLIYPQGKKEINITVENKDSTPYLIKSFIEKGSVEGSENYFMVTPPLFRLDAQQKSVLRIFKAIDNMPVDRESVFYFNVTSIPSAQADSDKNTLQIAVRNRMKLFYRPKALVDDIPESVTNKLTWQRIGNKIKASNPTGYYMNFSFIKVNNINVKEPVLLAPFASNEYSLPTGVTGGTVTWAIINDQGGIGPEHKYSL
- a CDS encoding DUF4156 domain-containing protein: MRVNVCAGIVGAALLLAGCSSGNELSAGGQSVRFVEDKPGSECRLVGTATGKQSNWLSGQHGEEGGSMRGAANGLRNQAAEMGGNVIYGVSSPTQGLLSSFVPTASEMQGQVYKCPN
- a CDS encoding peptidase domain-containing ABC transporter, yielding MSKELFKKITAKVNFSLRRKVPVILQSEGSECGIAALAMVCGFHGMEIDLFNFRNRFGSATQGATLLSLTRTAEQAGLKSRALTLDLDEVKQLKLPCILHWDMNHYVVLVKICSSSFVIHDPGLGKRVVGIKEMSNHFTGVALELWPDQHFQQEKAKSRLRLIDLMKNISGLKNALIKIFAYSIVVEAINLLLPIGTQLVTDHVIIAHDQSLLAVICIGLVMFTLFRTFISMLRSWTSLTLNTLTSIQWKTTLFDHLMSLPLSFFENRHLGDIQSRFSSLDTIRGTFTNSIITGLIDMIMTVGLVIMLSLYGGWLAFVVIGFTLIYAIMRLATYRFYRRVAEEQVVKGARSGSHFMESLYGVSTIKALDLKERRSQHWLNINIEACNAGIKQTRFDMLFGGINTLIASLDQVVILWLGAVMVIDNQMTLGMFMAFNAFRGQFSQRASSLVDLAMQLRMLSLHNERLSEIVFSEPEKEMPTRRVFEQNKGLSLQVRNLSYQYDPFTRPIFSGLNITIQPGESVALVGPSGVGKTTLMKVMCGLLTPTEGDVLVDGLDITKIGLNNYRLSTACVLQEDRLFSGSISDNICSFEDAPDIEFIYQCAKLSNIHDEIMKMPMGYETLVGELGLGISGGQKQRLLIARALYRKPNILFMDEATSHLDLANEAGINQAISSLSITRIIVAHRPSTIASADRIIDLSHCHSQPINR
- a CDS encoding fimbrial protein; the encoded protein is MKPRFRTSIINTLLLLALAVVSCKSIAAECSVEYKKVWIVINSLKIDPDVPTGSVLHSQLVNTRTYPAAFNCGNQTPYYASEMGSDFSTESAISGVYETGLSGIGIRVRDIVYNQNWAPYVKTPAVGSWDGRTTTGVIRIELIKTGEINANSKGKLKSGTLVTAKVNSLKTPVRAKTFYEIYLNGGSTGGWTVKSCTIDNAKRNQTVQMGKVSKSDFDSSGYGPVVNFKIDINCPDGIPNNTPIKVTYDRMTSGSTNGFMDIDSSVDGAAKNVGVEVRDKNNSLLVFSSDYSYTNNDVSNKEISIPMTARYKATSAVKDINPGTANTAMTITITQD